One Spiroplasma sp. NBRC 100390 DNA window includes the following coding sequences:
- a CDS encoding AAA domain-containing protein — MKKNILTILSEYKKRLLNDKSVGDIFLTKINTKSKNIINLLDLLFLSNHNPEKVWKNISKKENLIITKLSGETIKEICGYVGGIINKSKNDEEFALHLKQHGFSKYPILHYSKILEFIFTLFIKKEGKKISEESLLKLEKIITEETTKTFNKFARILQDAKLYLFEKNINPLYIGWPYIEGLTQSQKVFRAPLLLWPINEISRTKNEIVIATKHDEILLNSAIRLSQIKDGNYNVAEFSFDSLTLTDDIFMKAIADLKTLGFKVKNEDKINHLYNLNYYKQQEQLFFNFDGNLDSYLNNNYQNNNLGLVLDGYLGMYNISSTTLYRDYCDLEKVPDDSVNRIFENEYNVEEDWKENQLRYQEELTESAVMAINNYDISQKVAIKKALEKNTIIQGPPGTGKSQTISNLIVNNLYRGERVLFCAEKQDAIKVVYNNMKKIQNYALMITNLEEKESFYQKILDSINNINQLYPPVESATFLNKMDTLFDDIKRYKVFARQNEYQDYRQFLDNVKTHPMTLDFELLSRSYFFELEYDDYLRHCHRIYQNTMVVQKFLALFNDFPNFGTIYHRFSAKEFKKMLKRAEGLKPQKFLALIFNLLNNNLVSYTVNSVDDNKFNLFKVEKQELIAALTTEFKNIDYFVNRLDLIDQNDQLQREDKNYDLYAYLGPIITGEEDIPLLYQHYFVHQYELKHDALLKVGTLNWRKELTNLSDKSMLNTTEYLTYLYHQQIRDSIKENFIETLPKIIEECKKKTKRSITYFFKNNYELIKTLFPVIMVTPDIASQLLPLKHQEFDQLIFDEASQIFIERAIPIIYRANRILVAGDKKQLGPTNFFSSRFDYEGLENSAELLEIETNLTDKSLLDFASKQYNSSMLRFHYRSKYSELINFSNAAFYDNNLIMISNKTKKDFPLKLIEVPDGVWKNRGNVPEAKRVVALIKEIITTRKHQETIGVVTFNEVQKNLIWQYLTEEFERTPELEQELHRVYDGRNEGLFVKNIENIQGDERDIIIFSIGFARDESNKFMQFFGPLSQAGGENRLNVAVTRAKEKIYIVKSFPSSLISEDSKHPGPRYFKYYLEYVEQLNRGKDQEHKVLEKLTTAKSYHQEQQGSKLNRQFVSEVADALRTALSKYDRYQIATHTVQGTYQIDVTIYDQNKDHYVLGIICDDLTYPIGVEQKEYDFYRQKYLFDRGWKIESILSSNWMAKNQQADIINTIVQKIIGK, encoded by the coding sequence TTTGAAAAAATATTAGTAAAAAAGAAAATTTAATTATTACAAAATTATCAGGAGAAACAATTAAAGAAATTTGTGGTTATGTTGGTGGAATTATTAATAAAAGTAAAAACGATGAAGAATTTGCTTTGCATTTAAAACAACATGGTTTTAGTAAGTATCCAATTCTGCATTATTCAAAAATTCTTGAGTTTATTTTTACGTTGTTTATAAAAAAAGAGGGGAAAAAAATCAGTGAAGAAAGCTTATTAAAATTAGAAAAAATTATTACTGAAGAAACGACAAAAACTTTTAATAAATTTGCGCGAATTTTACAAGATGCTAAATTATATTTATTTGAAAAAAATATTAATCCCCTATATATTGGGTGACCATATATTGAAGGTTTAACACAATCACAAAAAGTTTTTCGAGCACCATTATTATTATGACCAATTAATGAAATTAGTCGGACTAAAAATGAAATTGTTATTGCAACAAAACACGATGAAATCTTATTAAATTCTGCTATTCGTTTAAGTCAAATTAAAGATGGTAATTATAATGTTGCAGAATTTAGTTTTGATTCATTAACTTTAACGGACGATATTTTTATGAAGGCAATTGCTGATTTAAAAACATTAGGGTTTAAGGTTAAAAATGAAGATAAAATTAATCATTTATATAATTTGAATTATTATAAACAACAAGAACAGTTATTTTTTAATTTTGATGGCAACTTAGATAGTTATTTAAACAATAATTATCAAAATAATAATTTAGGTTTAGTTCTTGATGGTTATCTTGGAATGTATAACATTTCTTCAACAACGTTATATCGTGATTATTGTGATTTAGAAAAAGTGCCTGATGATTCTGTTAATAGGATTTTTGAAAATGAATATAATGTTGAAGAAGATTGAAAAGAAAATCAGTTACGATATCAAGAAGAATTAACAGAAAGTGCCGTTATGGCGATTAATAATTATGATATTTCCCAAAAAGTGGCGATTAAGAAAGCTTTAGAAAAAAATACTATTATTCAAGGACCACCGGGAACGGGAAAATCACAAACAATTAGTAATTTAATTGTTAATAATTTATATCGTGGTGAACGAGTTCTTTTTTGTGCTGAAAAACAGGACGCAATTAAGGTTGTTTATAATAATATGAAAAAAATTCAAAATTATGCTTTGATGATTACGAACTTAGAAGAAAAAGAAAGTTTTTATCAAAAAATTTTAGATAGTATTAATAATATTAATCAGTTGTACCCACCAGTTGAAAGCGCAACATTCTTAAACAAAATGGACACTCTGTTTGATGATATTAAAAGATACAAGGTTTTTGCGCGTCAAAATGAGTATCAAGACTACCGTCAATTTTTAGATAATGTTAAAACGCACCCAATGACATTAGATTTTGAGTTATTAAGTCGCTCTTATTTTTTTGAATTGGAATATGATGATTATTTACGACATTGTCATCGGATATATCAGAATACAATGGTTGTTCAGAAGTTTTTGGCGTTATTTAATGATTTTCCAAATTTTGGTACAATTTATCATCGGTTTAGTGCGAAAGAATTTAAAAAAATGTTAAAAAGGGCGGAAGGATTAAAACCACAAAAATTTTTAGCTCTAATTTTTAATTTATTAAATAATAATCTTGTTAGTTACACCGTTAATAGTGTTGATGACAATAAATTTAACTTATTTAAAGTTGAAAAACAAGAATTAATTGCAGCTTTAACAACAGAATTTAAAAATATTGATTATTTTGTTAATCGATTAGATTTAATTGATCAAAATGACCAGTTACAACGCGAAGATAAAAACTATGATTTATATGCTTATTTAGGACCAATTATTACCGGGGAAGAAGATATTCCGTTGCTTTATCAACATTATTTTGTTCATCAATATGAACTTAAACATGATGCATTATTAAAAGTTGGAACTTTAAATTGACGGAAAGAACTAACTAATTTAAGTGATAAATCCATGCTTAATACTACAGAATATTTAACTTATTTATATCATCAACAAATTCGTGATTCTATTAAAGAAAACTTCATTGAGACCTTACCAAAAATTATTGAAGAATGTAAAAAGAAAACAAAAAGATCAATTACTTATTTTTTTAAAAACAACTATGAATTAATTAAAACATTATTTCCAGTAATTATGGTAACTCCTGATATTGCTTCGCAATTATTACCATTAAAGCACCAGGAGTTTGATCAATTAATTTTTGATGAAGCATCACAAATTTTTATTGAACGGGCAATTCCAATTATTTATCGTGCTAATCGAATTTTAGTGGCTGGTGATAAAAAACAATTAGGACCAACAAACTTTTTTTCATCGCGGTTTGATTATGAAGGATTGGAAAATAGTGCGGAATTATTAGAAATTGAAACAAACTTAACAGATAAAAGTTTACTTGACTTTGCTAGCAAACAATATAATTCTAGTATGTTGCGGTTTCATTACCGGTCAAAATATAGTGAATTAATTAATTTTTCAAATGCTGCTTTTTATGATAATAATTTAATTATGATTTCCAATAAAACAAAAAAAGATTTTCCATTAAAACTAATTGAAGTTCCCGATGGAGTTTGAAAAAATCGGGGTAATGTTCCCGAAGCAAAGCGAGTTGTTGCTTTAATAAAAGAAATTATTACAACGCGAAAACATCAAGAAACAATTGGAGTTGTTACCTTCAATGAAGTTCAAAAAAATTTAATTTGACAATATTTAACTGAAGAATTTGAAAGAACACCCGAACTAGAACAAGAGTTACATCGTGTGTATGATGGACGTAATGAGGGATTATTTGTTAAAAATATTGAAAATATTCAGGGTGATGAACGTGATATTATTATTTTTTCAATTGGTTTTGCTCGTGATGAAAGTAATAAATTTATGCAATTTTTTGGACCGTTATCACAAGCAGGAGGTGAAAACCGTTTAAATGTTGCTGTTACCCGGGCAAAAGAAAAGATTTATATTGTTAAATCATTTCCGTCATCATTAATTTCAGAGGATTCAAAACACCCTGGGCCACGATACTTTAAATATTATTTGGAATATGTTGAGCAATTAAATCGTGGCAAAGATCAAGAACATAAAGTATTAGAAAAGTTAACAACAGCTAAAAGTTATCATCAAGAACAGCAAGGTTCTAAACTTAATCGACAATTTGTATCAGAAGTGGCAGATGCTTTAAGAACTGCATTAAGCAAATATGATCGTTATCAAATTGCAACGCATACCGTACAAGGAACTTATCAAATTGATGTTACAATTTATGATCAAAATAAGGATCATTATGTTTTAGGAATTATTTGTGATGATTTAACATATCCAATTGGGGTTGAACAAAAAGAATATGATTTTTATCGTCAAAAGTATTTGTTTGACCGCGGTTGAAAGATTGAATCAATTTTATCTAGTAATTGAATGGCAAAAAATCAGCAAGCAGATATTATTAACACCATTGTACAAAAGATTATTGGTAAATAG